Proteins encoded by one window of Musa acuminata AAA Group cultivar baxijiao chromosome BXJ2-9, Cavendish_Baxijiao_AAA, whole genome shotgun sequence:
- the LOC135622890 gene encoding protein ETHYLENE-INSENSITIVE 2-like isoform X1, whose amino-acid sequence MLLGTYQIITTRINSKKSTGRCFGLAEGYNLNQQNLFGSIFNILKLQTFERVFFLVSCTTRNIFWRSYHQSMESRTSRGVMAHLFPSLGPALVISMGYIDLGKWLAAVDGGVRFGNDLVLLVLFFNLTAILCQYLATCIGIVTRKNLAQICSVEYSRTTCMILGVQYQLSMITSDLTMILGVAHGFNLLFGVNILASICFAAVASVLLPIFVDLLNDWKAEALYESLAGFALLLYVLGVLISQPEIPLPTNVTFPKLSGENAYSLMALLGANIMAHNFYIHSSIVQQKRLPNVPVTALLHDHFFAILFIFTGIFVVNYVLMNSAAAVFGITGIELKFEDVSLLMDQIFRIPIAPVAIFLVLVFSSQITALTWNIDGQEILQYFFGANISVWVQVLLVKALSVIPALCCAKCAGTEGIFQLLIFCQVIQAMLLPSSVIPLFRVASSQSIMGAFKISWYLGIVALLAFFGMLASNVIFITEMLFGNSSWINDLRGGMSNGGIATCAAFLLVACVSMCFMLYLTVTPLKSASDKPETDIGILHSRMDELELSRGRKDDVQNKIATNEDMVSVESALEITLEHHDDKSFLDSNIDQSDTAINPDHDCHQPTHVSVASDTAIDPDHDCHQLTHDSVASDAAIDPDHDCHQPTHGISASDTFSTALFQNEELKSVNEIDLETLNKTSSASLLDPGVVERQESDLVQKDLTLKADISRDKDNEEVLVAKESITKSLPPLTSEDSGSFNPVQVKVSDGGIGNESSSKSSGLGRSSRRQLAIILDEFWGHLFDFHGKPTQEAIGQKYDALLGLNLKTVSSIKVDVGTESSINFCTDADRGAIFSPNSMDYGSPKRMNMSKGELSYGFQMGSPSRSRNIQIPNTRSQALSSRQLDSNERPYSSLYLPQCSDNHDYQPATVHGYQIASYLKEIGSGRTPYLSNVSLDSPKISKSPPSIPPGFEDSVLYGDRQNGLGSPATSSLQSPKMPRVRRVQVEGPYFNPSLIEPSENAGSSSCTKKYHSSPDISALIAASRNLLLNEANSGGPIGQPSLGRMISQQQHYLNPISKTGVSLAFDELYQPKLQRDVLPLQSKLNPDTRSLWSRQPFEQLFGMPNGGESRGDRAVTDKLSSASEELLSCADSELKLLQSLRFCITKLLKLEGSDWLFRHNGGCDEELICKVSTTEKYIHKAGANNMNQLHSNRLQYLSSDQRLSSVQRNEEADTPYALSLPNCGDGCVWQASLVVSFGVWCIHRILELSHVESRPELWGKYTYVLNRLQGILDLAFSRPRNPLSTCSCLELAPEGSIQLLLSQQSKPIRAPFTTASMILEIIKDVEIAVSGRKGRTGTAAGDVAFPKGKENLASVLKRYKRRLSNRNT is encoded by the exons ATGCTGCTTGGAACATACCAGATAATCACCACCAGAATCaactctaagaaaagcactggcaGATGTTTTGGTCTAGCTGAAGGATATAACTTGAATCAACAGAATCTGTTTGGCAGCATATTCAACATTCTCAAATTGCAGACTTTTGAAAGGGTTTTTTTTCTAGTCAGTTGTACCACACGTAATATTTTCTGGAGAAGTTATCATCAAAGCATGGAGTCTAGGACATCTAGAGGAGTGATGGCTCATCTTTTTCCGTCTCTTGGTCCTGCACTTGTCATTTCTATGGGATACATAGACCTTGGAAAGTGGTTGGCAGCTGTGGATGGTGGGGTCCGATTCGGAAATGATCTGGTGTTATTAGTTTTATTTTTCAACTTAACTGCCATTCTTTGCCAGTACCTTGCAACATGTATTGGCATTGTCACCAGAAAGAATCTTGCACAG ATTTGCAGCGTGGAATACTCAAGGACAACATGCATGATATTGGGAGTTCAATATCAGCTATCCATGATTACCTCAGACCTGACTATG ATTTTGGGAGTAGCACATGGTTTCAACCTTCTTTTCGGTGTGAACATATTGGCCAGCATCTGTTTTGCTGCAGTTGCTtctgttttgttacccatttttgttgatcTATTG AATGATTGGAAGGCTGAAGCATTATACGAaagcttagctggttttgctttgCTGTTGTACGTGCTTGGGGTACTAATCAGTCAACCAGAAATTCCTCTTCCAACGAATGTTACTTTCCCCAAGCTGAGTGGAGAGAATGCATACTCACTTATGGCTCTTCTTGGTGCGAACATAATGGCACATAATTTTTATATCCACTCTTCAATCGTCCAG CAGAAGAGACTCCCGAATGTTCCTGTAACTGCCTTACTTCATGATCACTTTTTTGCAATCCTATTCATCTTCACTGGCATATTTGTGGTTAATTATGTGCTGATGAATTCGGCCGCAGCTGTTTTTGGCATTACCGGTATTGAACTCAAATTTGAAGATGTGTCTCTGCTGATGGATCAG ATTTTTAGGATTCCTATAGCACCTGTTGCAATATTTCTTGTCCTTGTATTCTCAAGTCAGATTACAGCTTTAACTTGGAATATCGATGGGCAAGAAATCTTGCAGTATTTTTTTGGTGCAAACATCTCTGTTTGGGTTCAGGTTCTGTTAGTTAAAGCTCTTTCTGTCATTCCAGCACTTTGCTGTGCAAAGTGTGCAGGCACTGAAGGGATATTTCAATTGCTTATTTTCTGTCAAGTTATACAGGCTATGCTTCTTCCATCTTCCGTAATTCCCCTTTTCAGAGTAGCATCGTCACAATCAATAATGGGAGCATTTAAAATATCATGGTATCTGGGAATTGTGGCTTTGTTGGCATTTTTTGGGATGCTTGCTTCAAATGTAATCTTCATCACTGAAATGTTATTCGGAAATAGCAGTTGGATAAATGACCTTAGGGGAGGTATGAGTAATGGTGGAATTGCCACATGTGCTGCCTTTCTTCTTGTCGCCTGTGTGTCAATGTGTTTTATGCTGTACTTGACAGTTACGCCACTGAAGTCTGCAAGTGATAAACCAGAGACAGATATAGGAATTTTACATTCACGAATGGATGAGCTTGAACTATCAAGGGGAAGAAAAGATGATGTTCAAAATAAAATTGCAACTAATGAAGATATGGTTTCGGTGGAATCTGCTTTAGAAATTACCTTGGAGCACCATGATGATAAATCATTTTTGGATTCTAATATTGACCAATCTGATACAGCTATTAATCCTGATCATGATTGCCATCAACCTACCCATGTTTCTGTTGCTTCTGATACTGCTATTGATCCTGATCATGATTGCCATCAACTTACTCATGATTCTGTTGCTTCTGATGCAGCTATTGATCCTGATCATGACTGCCATCAACCTACTCATGGTATCAGTGCTTCTGATACCTTTAGTACCGCACTGTTTCAAAATGAAGAATTGAAGTCTGTTAATGAAATTGACTTAGAAACTCTGAACAAGACATCCTCTGCTAGCTTGTTAGATCCTGGTGTTGTAGAAAGACAAGAATCTGATCTAGTGCAGAAAGATTTGACATTAAAGGCAGATATTTCCAGAGATAAGGACAATGAAGAGGTTTTGGTGGCTAAGGAGTCAATAACCAAATCATTGCCACCTTTGACATCTGAGGATTCTGGATCCTTTAATCCTGTTCAGGTAAAAGTTTCTGATGGTGGTATTGGCAATGAAAGCTCATCAAAGTCATCTGGATTAGGTCGTTCCTCTCGCCGGCAGTTGGCAATCATTTTGGATGAGTTCTGGGGGCACCTTTTTGATTTCCATGGGAAACCGACACAAGAAGCCATTGGGCAAAAGTATGATGCTCTATTGGGTTTAAACTTGAAAACTGTTAGTTCaataaaagtggatgtaggaacAGAGTCTTCGATTAATTTCTGCACAGATGCGGATAGGGGGGCAATTTTCTCACCAAATTCAATGGATTATGGCTCTCCGAAACGAATGAATATGTCTAAGGGAGAGTTATCATATGGGTTTCAGATGGGATCCCCATCTCGGTCTCGCAACATTCAAATACCGAACACACGTTCACAAGCCTTGTCTAGCAGACAGCTCGATTCGAATGAAAGACCTTATTCTAGTTTATACTTGCCACAGTGTTCTGACAATCATGATTATCAGCCAGCAACAGTACATGGGTACCAGATAGCATCTTATCTCAAAGAAATTGGGTCAGGGAGAACTCCTTATTTGTCAAATGTGTCACTGGACTCTCCTAAAATTTCTAAATCTCCTCCATCaattcctccaggttttgaggactCAGTTCTGTATGGTGATAGGCAAAATGGGCTAGGTTCGCCTGCAACATCTAGTCTGCAAAGCCCAAAGATGCCTCGAGTTCGCAGGGTCCAGGTAGAAGGACCTTATTTCAACCCTTCTTTAATTGAACCTAGTGAAAATGCTGGCTCCTCTTCCTGcactaagaaatatcatagttcacCAGACATTTCTGCACTTATTGCTGCCAGCAGGAACTTGTTATTGAACGAGGCAAATTCAGGTGGTCCTATTGGTCAGCCATCTTTGGGTAGGATGATATCTCAACAGCAACATTATTTGAATCCTATCTCCAAGACTGGAGTTTCGTTAGCTTTTGATGAACTCTATCAACCCAAACTTCAGAGGGATGTTCTCCCACTTCAGTCAAAGTTGAACCCAGACACCAGATCCCTTTGGTCTAGACAACCATTTGAACAACTGTTTGGCATGCCAAATGGAGGTGAAAGTAGAGGGGATCGAGCAGTTACTGACAAACTAAGTAGTGCTTCGGAAGAGCTTTTATCTTGTGCAGATTCAGAACTCAAGTTATTGCAATCTCTTCGTTTTTGTATTACAAAGCTCCTGAAATTAGAGGGATCAGATTGGCTATTTAGACACAATGGTGGTTGTGATGAAGAACTAATTTGTAAGGTTTCTACAACCGAGAAGTATATACACAAAGCAGGTGCAAATAACATGAATCAGTTACACTCTAATAGACTTCAGTACTTGTCATCTGATCAAAGGCTTAGTTCAGTTCAGAGGAATGAGGAGGCAGATACCCCTTACGCTCTGTCGTTGCCGAACTGTGGAGATGGTTGTGTATGGCAAGCATCCCTGGTTGTTAGTTTTGGAGTTTGGTGTATTCATCGGATCTTAGAGCTGTCCCATGTGGAAAGTCGGCCAGAGCTATGGGGCAAATACACATACGTTCTTAACCGCCTTcag GGAATTCTTGATCTTGCATTTTCCCGACCACGGAATCCCCTCAGCACCTGTTCCTGTCTTGAACTAGCACCAGAAGGTTCCATCCAGTTGCTGCTAAGCCAACAATCGAAACCAATCAGGGCACCATTTACAACTGCGAGTATGATACTTGAGATCATTAAAGATGTCGAAATCGCTGTCTCTGGTCGCAAGGGACGGACAGGCACTGCTGCAGGTGACGTTGCATTCCCAAAGGGGAAGGAGAACCTGGCATCTGTGTTGAAGCGCTATAAGCGGCGGCTCTCTAACAGGAACACATGA
- the LOC135622890 gene encoding protein ETHYLENE-INSENSITIVE 2-like isoform X2: protein MLLGTYQIITTRINSKKSTGRCFGLAEGYNLNQQNLFGSIFNILKLQTFERVFFLVSCTTRNIFWRSYHQSMESRTSRGVMAHLFPSLGPALVISMGYIDLGKWLAAVDGGVRFGNDLVLLVLFFNLTAILCQYLATCIGIVTRKNLAQICSVEYSRTTCMILGVQYQLSMITSDLTMILGVAHGFNLLFGVNILASICFAAVASVLLPIFVDLLNDWKAEALYESLAGFALLLYVLGVLISQPEIPLPTNVTFPKLSGENAYSLMALLGANIMAHNFYIHSSIVQKRLPNVPVTALLHDHFFAILFIFTGIFVVNYVLMNSAAAVFGITGIELKFEDVSLLMDQIFRIPIAPVAIFLVLVFSSQITALTWNIDGQEILQYFFGANISVWVQVLLVKALSVIPALCCAKCAGTEGIFQLLIFCQVIQAMLLPSSVIPLFRVASSQSIMGAFKISWYLGIVALLAFFGMLASNVIFITEMLFGNSSWINDLRGGMSNGGIATCAAFLLVACVSMCFMLYLTVTPLKSASDKPETDIGILHSRMDELELSRGRKDDVQNKIATNEDMVSVESALEITLEHHDDKSFLDSNIDQSDTAINPDHDCHQPTHVSVASDTAIDPDHDCHQLTHDSVASDAAIDPDHDCHQPTHGISASDTFSTALFQNEELKSVNEIDLETLNKTSSASLLDPGVVERQESDLVQKDLTLKADISRDKDNEEVLVAKESITKSLPPLTSEDSGSFNPVQVKVSDGGIGNESSSKSSGLGRSSRRQLAIILDEFWGHLFDFHGKPTQEAIGQKYDALLGLNLKTVSSIKVDVGTESSINFCTDADRGAIFSPNSMDYGSPKRMNMSKGELSYGFQMGSPSRSRNIQIPNTRSQALSSRQLDSNERPYSSLYLPQCSDNHDYQPATVHGYQIASYLKEIGSGRTPYLSNVSLDSPKISKSPPSIPPGFEDSVLYGDRQNGLGSPATSSLQSPKMPRVRRVQVEGPYFNPSLIEPSENAGSSSCTKKYHSSPDISALIAASRNLLLNEANSGGPIGQPSLGRMISQQQHYLNPISKTGVSLAFDELYQPKLQRDVLPLQSKLNPDTRSLWSRQPFEQLFGMPNGGESRGDRAVTDKLSSASEELLSCADSELKLLQSLRFCITKLLKLEGSDWLFRHNGGCDEELICKVSTTEKYIHKAGANNMNQLHSNRLQYLSSDQRLSSVQRNEEADTPYALSLPNCGDGCVWQASLVVSFGVWCIHRILELSHVESRPELWGKYTYVLNRLQGILDLAFSRPRNPLSTCSCLELAPEGSIQLLLSQQSKPIRAPFTTASMILEIIKDVEIAVSGRKGRTGTAAGDVAFPKGKENLASVLKRYKRRLSNRNT from the exons ATGCTGCTTGGAACATACCAGATAATCACCACCAGAATCaactctaagaaaagcactggcaGATGTTTTGGTCTAGCTGAAGGATATAACTTGAATCAACAGAATCTGTTTGGCAGCATATTCAACATTCTCAAATTGCAGACTTTTGAAAGGGTTTTTTTTCTAGTCAGTTGTACCACACGTAATATTTTCTGGAGAAGTTATCATCAAAGCATGGAGTCTAGGACATCTAGAGGAGTGATGGCTCATCTTTTTCCGTCTCTTGGTCCTGCACTTGTCATTTCTATGGGATACATAGACCTTGGAAAGTGGTTGGCAGCTGTGGATGGTGGGGTCCGATTCGGAAATGATCTGGTGTTATTAGTTTTATTTTTCAACTTAACTGCCATTCTTTGCCAGTACCTTGCAACATGTATTGGCATTGTCACCAGAAAGAATCTTGCACAG ATTTGCAGCGTGGAATACTCAAGGACAACATGCATGATATTGGGAGTTCAATATCAGCTATCCATGATTACCTCAGACCTGACTATG ATTTTGGGAGTAGCACATGGTTTCAACCTTCTTTTCGGTGTGAACATATTGGCCAGCATCTGTTTTGCTGCAGTTGCTtctgttttgttacccatttttgttgatcTATTG AATGATTGGAAGGCTGAAGCATTATACGAaagcttagctggttttgctttgCTGTTGTACGTGCTTGGGGTACTAATCAGTCAACCAGAAATTCCTCTTCCAACGAATGTTACTTTCCCCAAGCTGAGTGGAGAGAATGCATACTCACTTATGGCTCTTCTTGGTGCGAACATAATGGCACATAATTTTTATATCCACTCTTCAATCGTCCAG AAGAGACTCCCGAATGTTCCTGTAACTGCCTTACTTCATGATCACTTTTTTGCAATCCTATTCATCTTCACTGGCATATTTGTGGTTAATTATGTGCTGATGAATTCGGCCGCAGCTGTTTTTGGCATTACCGGTATTGAACTCAAATTTGAAGATGTGTCTCTGCTGATGGATCAG ATTTTTAGGATTCCTATAGCACCTGTTGCAATATTTCTTGTCCTTGTATTCTCAAGTCAGATTACAGCTTTAACTTGGAATATCGATGGGCAAGAAATCTTGCAGTATTTTTTTGGTGCAAACATCTCTGTTTGGGTTCAGGTTCTGTTAGTTAAAGCTCTTTCTGTCATTCCAGCACTTTGCTGTGCAAAGTGTGCAGGCACTGAAGGGATATTTCAATTGCTTATTTTCTGTCAAGTTATACAGGCTATGCTTCTTCCATCTTCCGTAATTCCCCTTTTCAGAGTAGCATCGTCACAATCAATAATGGGAGCATTTAAAATATCATGGTATCTGGGAATTGTGGCTTTGTTGGCATTTTTTGGGATGCTTGCTTCAAATGTAATCTTCATCACTGAAATGTTATTCGGAAATAGCAGTTGGATAAATGACCTTAGGGGAGGTATGAGTAATGGTGGAATTGCCACATGTGCTGCCTTTCTTCTTGTCGCCTGTGTGTCAATGTGTTTTATGCTGTACTTGACAGTTACGCCACTGAAGTCTGCAAGTGATAAACCAGAGACAGATATAGGAATTTTACATTCACGAATGGATGAGCTTGAACTATCAAGGGGAAGAAAAGATGATGTTCAAAATAAAATTGCAACTAATGAAGATATGGTTTCGGTGGAATCTGCTTTAGAAATTACCTTGGAGCACCATGATGATAAATCATTTTTGGATTCTAATATTGACCAATCTGATACAGCTATTAATCCTGATCATGATTGCCATCAACCTACCCATGTTTCTGTTGCTTCTGATACTGCTATTGATCCTGATCATGATTGCCATCAACTTACTCATGATTCTGTTGCTTCTGATGCAGCTATTGATCCTGATCATGACTGCCATCAACCTACTCATGGTATCAGTGCTTCTGATACCTTTAGTACCGCACTGTTTCAAAATGAAGAATTGAAGTCTGTTAATGAAATTGACTTAGAAACTCTGAACAAGACATCCTCTGCTAGCTTGTTAGATCCTGGTGTTGTAGAAAGACAAGAATCTGATCTAGTGCAGAAAGATTTGACATTAAAGGCAGATATTTCCAGAGATAAGGACAATGAAGAGGTTTTGGTGGCTAAGGAGTCAATAACCAAATCATTGCCACCTTTGACATCTGAGGATTCTGGATCCTTTAATCCTGTTCAGGTAAAAGTTTCTGATGGTGGTATTGGCAATGAAAGCTCATCAAAGTCATCTGGATTAGGTCGTTCCTCTCGCCGGCAGTTGGCAATCATTTTGGATGAGTTCTGGGGGCACCTTTTTGATTTCCATGGGAAACCGACACAAGAAGCCATTGGGCAAAAGTATGATGCTCTATTGGGTTTAAACTTGAAAACTGTTAGTTCaataaaagtggatgtaggaacAGAGTCTTCGATTAATTTCTGCACAGATGCGGATAGGGGGGCAATTTTCTCACCAAATTCAATGGATTATGGCTCTCCGAAACGAATGAATATGTCTAAGGGAGAGTTATCATATGGGTTTCAGATGGGATCCCCATCTCGGTCTCGCAACATTCAAATACCGAACACACGTTCACAAGCCTTGTCTAGCAGACAGCTCGATTCGAATGAAAGACCTTATTCTAGTTTATACTTGCCACAGTGTTCTGACAATCATGATTATCAGCCAGCAACAGTACATGGGTACCAGATAGCATCTTATCTCAAAGAAATTGGGTCAGGGAGAACTCCTTATTTGTCAAATGTGTCACTGGACTCTCCTAAAATTTCTAAATCTCCTCCATCaattcctccaggttttgaggactCAGTTCTGTATGGTGATAGGCAAAATGGGCTAGGTTCGCCTGCAACATCTAGTCTGCAAAGCCCAAAGATGCCTCGAGTTCGCAGGGTCCAGGTAGAAGGACCTTATTTCAACCCTTCTTTAATTGAACCTAGTGAAAATGCTGGCTCCTCTTCCTGcactaagaaatatcatagttcacCAGACATTTCTGCACTTATTGCTGCCAGCAGGAACTTGTTATTGAACGAGGCAAATTCAGGTGGTCCTATTGGTCAGCCATCTTTGGGTAGGATGATATCTCAACAGCAACATTATTTGAATCCTATCTCCAAGACTGGAGTTTCGTTAGCTTTTGATGAACTCTATCAACCCAAACTTCAGAGGGATGTTCTCCCACTTCAGTCAAAGTTGAACCCAGACACCAGATCCCTTTGGTCTAGACAACCATTTGAACAACTGTTTGGCATGCCAAATGGAGGTGAAAGTAGAGGGGATCGAGCAGTTACTGACAAACTAAGTAGTGCTTCGGAAGAGCTTTTATCTTGTGCAGATTCAGAACTCAAGTTATTGCAATCTCTTCGTTTTTGTATTACAAAGCTCCTGAAATTAGAGGGATCAGATTGGCTATTTAGACACAATGGTGGTTGTGATGAAGAACTAATTTGTAAGGTTTCTACAACCGAGAAGTATATACACAAAGCAGGTGCAAATAACATGAATCAGTTACACTCTAATAGACTTCAGTACTTGTCATCTGATCAAAGGCTTAGTTCAGTTCAGAGGAATGAGGAGGCAGATACCCCTTACGCTCTGTCGTTGCCGAACTGTGGAGATGGTTGTGTATGGCAAGCATCCCTGGTTGTTAGTTTTGGAGTTTGGTGTATTCATCGGATCTTAGAGCTGTCCCATGTGGAAAGTCGGCCAGAGCTATGGGGCAAATACACATACGTTCTTAACCGCCTTcag GGAATTCTTGATCTTGCATTTTCCCGACCACGGAATCCCCTCAGCACCTGTTCCTGTCTTGAACTAGCACCAGAAGGTTCCATCCAGTTGCTGCTAAGCCAACAATCGAAACCAATCAGGGCACCATTTACAACTGCGAGTATGATACTTGAGATCATTAAAGATGTCGAAATCGCTGTCTCTGGTCGCAAGGGACGGACAGGCACTGCTGCAGGTGACGTTGCATTCCCAAAGGGGAAGGAGAACCTGGCATCTGTGTTGAAGCGCTATAAGCGGCGGCTCTCTAACAGGAACACATGA